A genomic window from Verrucomicrobiia bacterium includes:
- a CDS encoding metalloregulator ArsR/SmtB family transcription factor — protein MKARAEQTARRYAPVFKALSDPTRQKIVLMLEGKPRSVTEIVDFFNLSQPTISRHLAVLKNAGLVDADKKGQNVFYRLSEPNLKACCVGFFSSFACCQPVVDFVEQKNK, from the coding sequence ATGAAAGCCAGAGCCGAACAAACCGCCCGGCGCTACGCGCCGGTTTTCAAGGCCCTCTCCGACCCCACCCGGCAAAAGATTGTGCTGATGCTGGAGGGAAAACCCCGCTCGGTGACGGAAATCGTGGACTTCTTCAACCTTTCCCAGCCCACCATCTCCCGCCACCTGGCGGTTCTTAAAAACGCGGGGCTGGTGGACGCGGATAAAAAAGGCCAAAACGTCTTTTACCGCCTCTCGGAACCGAACTTGAAGGCCTGCTGCGTCGGCTTTTTCTCCAGCTTTGCCTGCTGCCAGCCGGTGGTGGATTTCGTAGAGCAGAAAAATAAATAG
- the porU gene encoding type IX secretion system sortase PorU: protein MGKRLTLLIITALAAGITQAAEYEDIEIVRADEKGILFEYKPANVRLELAEGFDSATTGKQTKKLGISNCARTAASGGYDLPVRVVLIGIPPDARPEVTALAGGEIEVAVSNPAKNGRPIDRENLMAMDNYDLNEERMGMESRVIPDRPFWIGNQRVLRLKLFPARYDEAAGVYRVAEKLQVEVRMNSLERFVSSSTSNSWEKVLRNGVLNYEQAKAFRGRPEASGKLAKAAAFSSPFGQSSNWVKVIFSENGIYRIDRNMLAAAGVSVTSIDPRTIRMFCQGGRALPAFNNIPRPQWHELTIEVAGEQDGIFDAGDQIRFYGWSAEGWDYDTLSGAFSFGKNNYTTAQVFWLTWGGTFAGSALRAGSQDVTPTGTSPVVTSFPARFHLESDRLLATDNLGEISDYYNWYGGKGTNQSYFFNLPEMVAGFDTVGVKHLSAGVSLRVNGVSAFPIGPSLGLTRFETGALKTGLNRVDLTLGTMGNGFSHFDFLEAQYSRTPAYSAPLFEFETPSSPGMVEFQIGGSPANFVLWDVTNRLVPAVLTGGVRDGSGVLSFDVDATAKRLFVLTSTADYKTPTLSWQRQPPVDLTVANTQGEFILIAPAAFRSALSGYAAHRASVSGLDVQQIDVEQIYNNFSGGLPDPVAVRDFLKFARENWSDPKPRFVLLAGDATYDFRNILGTGTVNFVPPFIVDQAFDASSNSDEGFLYFGNPGILDSADQFLDMTIARWPVKNVSELQIIADKIRNYEASPEYGNWRNRVTLVADDEFAGASQTQGFHTSQAEEMANRHLPFVFDRNKIYLFDYPFDGLRHKPEAEEAIVKAWNEGHLLIDYIGHGNPNVWAHERVFKREEDVPRLFNGGRLPLVYAASCEINTFVEPLAEGMGEDLMKNPNGGAVAVIAAVRVVFAGANTDLNNKVFDLLFASDSLSIGEAFYLAKLLRQPNTNDRRYLLFGDPAMHLARPAHNIRLSAPDSLSALEVSLVSGEITDTAGNVLTGFNGTVALSVFDGLRFKSHPLAGAPEIRVDYALPGNMIYRGEASVSAGSFQLQFVVPKDIGYGSRTGRISAYAWNNAGDAAGNRDSIPLSGSALASTDTAGPAIRLVTVGGASLKPGEPVSTGVTLRVLLEDSSGINITGDPAHTITAEFDFPSGISFDLTGIFRYEAGSFSRGEAAFTVPELPAGPHTLRIKAWDGANNSAVLEMPLEVVAAEKLKLAGVLNYPNPMKDMTNFCYTLSAAADEVVVEIFSLAGRAIRTIRSTATRAGYNFDTTWDGRDNDGDRVASGVYIYKIRARQASKETEEFGKLVVMR from the coding sequence ATGGGAAAACGACTGACTCTTTTGATCATCACGGCGCTGGCGGCGGGGATTACGCAGGCCGCGGAATACGAGGATATTGAAATCGTGCGGGCAGATGAAAAAGGGATTTTGTTTGAGTATAAGCCGGCCAATGTGCGGCTGGAATTGGCGGAAGGGTTTGACTCAGCCACTACCGGAAAACAGACCAAGAAGCTGGGCATCAGCAATTGTGCCCGGACCGCGGCGAGTGGAGGATACGATTTGCCGGTGCGGGTAGTTCTGATTGGGATCCCGCCCGATGCCCGTCCCGAGGTTACGGCTTTGGCCGGCGGAGAAATTGAAGTGGCTGTTTCCAACCCGGCGAAAAACGGCCGGCCGATTGACAGAGAAAACCTAATGGCAATGGATAATTACGACTTGAACGAAGAGAGAATGGGTATGGAAAGCCGGGTGATTCCCGACCGGCCGTTCTGGATTGGGAACCAACGGGTATTGCGGCTAAAACTGTTTCCGGCCCGGTACGATGAGGCCGCCGGGGTTTACCGGGTGGCCGAAAAACTTCAGGTAGAAGTCCGCATGAATTCACTGGAACGGTTTGTTTCGAGTTCCACCTCCAACTCTTGGGAAAAGGTTTTGAGAAACGGGGTTTTGAATTACGAACAGGCAAAAGCATTTCGCGGCCGTCCGGAGGCAAGCGGCAAACTGGCCAAAGCGGCGGCATTCAGTTCTCCATTTGGCCAGTCTTCCAATTGGGTGAAGGTGATTTTTTCAGAAAACGGCATTTATCGTATCGACCGGAATATGCTTGCTGCGGCAGGTGTGTCCGTTACCTCCATCGACCCTCGCACGATTCGCATGTTCTGCCAAGGAGGGCGGGCACTGCCGGCGTTCAACAACATTCCCCGCCCCCAATGGCACGAGTTGACGATTGAGGTGGCGGGGGAACAAGACGGCATCTTTGATGCCGGTGATCAAATTCGATTTTACGGATGGAGTGCGGAGGGGTGGGATTACGACACGCTTAGCGGAGCTTTTTCGTTCGGCAAAAACAATTACACCACCGCGCAGGTTTTTTGGCTGACTTGGGGTGGAACTTTTGCTGGTTCGGCTTTGCGCGCCGGCAGTCAGGATGTTACACCGACGGGCACGTCACCTGTTGTAACTTCATTTCCGGCCCGTTTTCATCTGGAGTCGGACCGACTGCTGGCGACGGACAACTTGGGGGAGATTAGCGACTATTACAACTGGTACGGCGGCAAAGGGACGAACCAATCCTATTTTTTCAACCTACCGGAAATGGTTGCCGGTTTTGACACGGTTGGAGTGAAACATCTTTCTGCTGGAGTCTCCCTGCGTGTCAATGGAGTTTCAGCTTTCCCCATCGGCCCCAGTTTGGGCCTTACCCGCTTCGAAACCGGTGCGCTAAAAACGGGTCTGAACCGGGTGGATTTGACGCTTGGAACCATGGGGAACGGATTCAGCCATTTTGATTTTCTCGAAGCCCAGTACAGCCGGACGCCGGCATATTCCGCCCCACTTTTTGAGTTTGAGACGCCATCGAGTCCCGGGATGGTGGAATTTCAAATCGGCGGCTCGCCTGCAAATTTTGTCCTTTGGGACGTGACCAACCGACTCGTTCCCGCCGTTTTAACGGGAGGGGTACGGGACGGTTCGGGGGTTTTGTCTTTTGATGTGGATGCAACTGCGAAGCGGCTTTTTGTTCTCACCTCAACGGCTGATTACAAGACACCGACTCTTTCCTGGCAGCGACAACCGCCGGTGGACTTGACGGTGGCGAACACTCAAGGAGAATTCATCCTCATCGCGCCGGCGGCCTTCCGGTCCGCGCTTTCCGGATATGCCGCCCACCGGGCTTCCGTTAGCGGGCTTGACGTTCAGCAAATTGATGTGGAGCAGATTTACAACAACTTTTCTGGCGGGTTGCCGGACCCCGTGGCCGTTCGCGACTTTCTCAAATTTGCGCGGGAGAACTGGAGCGACCCCAAGCCCCGCTTTGTGCTTCTGGCCGGGGACGCGACCTACGATTTCCGCAATATCCTGGGCACTGGAACGGTCAATTTTGTTCCGCCGTTTATCGTGGATCAGGCCTTTGACGCCTCCAGCAACTCGGACGAGGGTTTTTTGTATTTCGGCAATCCCGGTATCCTGGATTCAGCCGACCAGTTTCTGGATATGACCATTGCCCGCTGGCCGGTGAAGAACGTTTCCGAATTGCAAATCATAGCGGACAAGATACGCAACTACGAGGCGTCCCCGGAATATGGAAATTGGAGAAACCGGGTGACGTTGGTGGCGGATGACGAATTTGCCGGAGCTTCCCAAACGCAGGGATTTCATACCAGCCAGGCGGAGGAGATGGCAAACCGGCACCTGCCGTTTGTTTTTGACCGGAATAAGATTTATCTGTTCGACTATCCCTTCGACGGGCTGCGGCACAAACCGGAGGCGGAGGAGGCGATTGTAAAGGCCTGGAACGAAGGGCATCTTTTGATTGATTACATCGGCCACGGAAACCCGAACGTCTGGGCGCACGAGCGGGTTTTCAAACGGGAGGAGGATGTTCCCCGTCTGTTTAACGGCGGCAGGCTTCCTTTGGTATATGCCGCTTCCTGTGAAATTAACACCTTTGTCGAACCGCTGGCGGAAGGGATGGGGGAGGATTTGATGAAAAATCCGAACGGCGGCGCGGTGGCAGTGATTGCCGCCGTGCGGGTGGTTTTTGCCGGGGCCAACACCGATTTGAACAACAAGGTTTTTGATTTATTGTTTGCCTCGGATTCCCTTTCCATCGGGGAGGCGTTTTATCTGGCGAAGCTTTTAAGGCAGCCCAATACGAACGACCGGCGCTATCTGCTTTTTGGCGACCCGGCGATGCATCTGGCCCGGCCGGCGCACAACATCCGGCTGTCCGCACCCGATTCCCTTTCCGCTTTGGAAGTATCCCTTGTTTCCGGCGAAATAACCGACACGGCAGGCAATGTTCTCACCGGCTTCAACGGGACTGTGGCGCTTTCCGTGTTTGACGGGCTGCGCTTCAAATCCCATCCCCTCGCCGGCGCGCCGGAAATACGGGTGGATTATGCGCTTCCCGGAAACATGATTTACCGGGGGGAAGCCTCCGTGTCGGCCGGAAGCTTTCAATTACAGTTCGTCGTACCCAAGGACATCGGCTATGGTTCGCGCACCGGGCGAATATCAGCCTATGCCTGGAACAATGCAGGAGATGCCGCCGGGAACCGGGATTCGATCCCCCTTTCCGGTTCAGCTTTGGCCTCCACCGATACGGCCGGCCCGGCCATCCGGCTGGTCACGGTGGGCGGCGCCTCCCTTAAGCCGGGGGAACCGGTTTCGACCGGGGTCACCCTGCGCGTTTTGCTGGAAGATTCGTCCGGGATCAACATCACCGGCGACCCGGCTCATACAATTACGGCAGAATTCGATTTTCCCTCCGGCATTAGTTTCGATTTGACGGGAATTTTCCGCTACGAAGCCGGTTCCTTCTCCCGGGGTGAGGCCGCTTTCACCGTGCCGGAGCTCCCTGCAGGACCACATACCTTGCGCATCAAAGCATGGGACGGGGCCAACAATTCCGCCGTTTTGGAAATGCCGCTGGAAGTGGTCGCCGCGGAAAAACTCAAACTGGCGGGTGTTTTGAACTATCCCAATCCAATGAAAGATATGACCAATTTCTGCTACACCCTTTCGGCCGCAGCAGATGAGGTCGTCGTTGAAATTTTTTCGCTGGCGGGACGGGCGATACGAACCATCCGCTCCACGGCCACCCGAGCCGGCTACAATTTTGACACCACCTGGGACGGACGGGACAACGACGGAGACCGGGTGGCCTCGGGCGTTTACATCTATAAAATCCGCGCCCGGCAGGCCTCCAAAGAAACCGAAGAGTTCGGCAAATTAGTAGTCATGCGATGA
- a CDS encoding PorV/PorQ family protein codes for MKRVLFLGLVTTLSVLMETQTVWASLRQAGALSLRISTGTRPAGMGDAFVGLADDYSAMHFNPAGLGRYPMSPDWLTFPLPKGVGPIRQIALLRNNVPDMNYQRYDVWVLAGDNLLRMEWGKSKNTDFAPSGDGLWSRGVLHEVQGSETLEGIVARWVRGGTEGVSPERLAELVRKVAEVNNRFTYPELVGLKDGVLSALPPDFVDSEKEKLAEAFDRLLERFDKALIVPSGLVALRTASNRALEDQRISVEEASGILAACRKASANAMPDRVFLPYNLAFKDSLVAVAGDERVLWVATKSEVFRFDGESWNSYGSEQGLPEGPFRYLAVSPARTVWLANSKALFSLSGGRWTISDAEGGFPEGGFKKMVFSGERDGWAITDNDLYYYDGKRWNNRYEITAGVSPELEKLISQFVPGLDSTRLAEAVAEVRRLNNLENSELATGQKIYLPYRLAFATPLTALAVDPSKVLWVGTEAGVWRFAEGEFARFGYQRFTVTREKTILEVAKKFTRDSNPQRLARWIERVKAYNRLATDDVFPEQKLWLYSGPAGSRITTLYAGSDAVWMGTEFGVLKFNSKEFERYEPAGLARVPTVDAQFKGADGFFATGEQVTVYARPWQQVGLMHSKWLPELAEDLFFDVPAYLRHFSGVGTFGLQVTFLSLGRNTRIAETGDTLGYFDSFEGSIGVTYGTRLSQSLTGGVTGKFILSKLASSGAGREIGKGQGTSFALDLGLLYNTPIKKLTFGAALTNIGPKLQFIDASQADPLPRNLAIGFSYKLIESAYNKLTLLADFNRDLVSRDTSESFMKSVFDESIGNFGLEYWYGSYFAGRMGYVYDPDGQLKYMTLGTSLQYRNFRFDLAYIPSSKNLALANTLRLAVVGRF; via the coding sequence ATGAAAAGGGTGCTTTTCTTGGGATTGGTCACCACCTTGTCTGTTCTGATGGAAACCCAGACGGTCTGGGCTTCTTTGCGGCAGGCGGGTGCCTTGTCCCTGCGCATTTCCACCGGAACGCGTCCCGCCGGGATGGGGGATGCCTTTGTCGGGCTGGCGGACGATTATTCGGCGATGCATTTCAATCCCGCGGGATTGGGACGCTATCCGATGAGCCCGGACTGGCTTACCTTCCCCCTGCCGAAGGGTGTGGGGCCTATCCGGCAGATTGCGCTATTGCGGAACAATGTGCCGGATATGAACTACCAGCGCTATGACGTTTGGGTGTTGGCGGGCGATAACCTGTTGCGAATGGAATGGGGCAAGTCCAAAAATACCGATTTTGCGCCCTCGGGCGACGGTCTGTGGAGCCGCGGCGTTTTGCACGAGGTGCAGGGAAGCGAAACCTTGGAAGGAATCGTTGCCCGGTGGGTGCGGGGCGGAACGGAAGGGGTTTCCCCGGAACGACTGGCGGAATTGGTTCGCAAGGTGGCGGAAGTGAACAACCGCTTCACCTATCCAGAACTGGTCGGGCTCAAGGATGGCGTGCTCTCGGCCCTGCCCCCCGATTTTGTCGATTCCGAGAAAGAAAAGCTGGCGGAAGCGTTCGACCGGCTGTTGGAACGCTTTGACAAAGCCCTAATCGTGCCGTCGGGTCTGGTGGCGCTTCGAACGGCCTCGAATCGGGCGCTTGAGGACCAGAGGATTTCCGTGGAGGAGGCCTCCGGCATTCTGGCGGCCTGCCGGAAAGCTTCGGCCAACGCGATGCCGGATCGGGTATTTTTGCCCTACAACCTTGCGTTCAAAGATTCCCTCGTCGCAGTTGCCGGCGATGAGCGGGTTTTGTGGGTGGCTACTAAAAGCGAAGTTTTCCGTTTTGACGGGGAGAGCTGGAATTCCTACGGCTCCGAACAGGGTCTGCCGGAAGGGCCGTTCCGCTATTTGGCCGTTTCTCCGGCCCGCACGGTCTGGCTGGCCAATTCCAAGGCCCTTTTTTCCCTTTCCGGAGGCCGCTGGACGATTTCTGACGCCGAGGGGGGATTCCCGGAAGGTGGATTCAAAAAGATGGTGTTTTCGGGCGAACGGGACGGCTGGGCCATTACCGACAACGACCTGTATTATTACGACGGAAAACGATGGAATAATCGTTATGAGATAACCGCCGGGGTTTCACCCGAACTGGAAAAACTGATCAGCCAATTTGTGCCGGGGCTCGATTCGACGCGCCTTGCCGAAGCTGTCGCGGAAGTCCGACGGTTGAATAATTTGGAGAATTCGGAATTGGCGACCGGTCAGAAAATCTATCTTCCGTACCGCCTTGCCTTTGCTACTCCGTTAACCGCCTTGGCCGTTGACCCTTCCAAGGTGCTCTGGGTTGGAACGGAAGCGGGGGTCTGGCGTTTTGCCGAAGGGGAGTTTGCCCGCTTCGGGTACCAGCGTTTTACGGTCACCCGGGAGAAAACCATCCTCGAGGTGGCCAAAAAATTCACCCGCGATTCCAACCCCCAGCGGTTGGCGCGCTGGATTGAACGGGTCAAAGCATATAACCGGCTGGCCACGGACGACGTTTTTCCCGAACAGAAGTTATGGCTGTATTCCGGGCCGGCCGGCAGCCGGATTACCACCCTATACGCAGGTTCTGATGCGGTCTGGATGGGGACGGAATTCGGCGTTTTGAAATTCAACAGCAAGGAGTTTGAGCGGTACGAACCGGCCGGGCTGGCGCGGGTGCCGACGGTGGACGCCCAGTTCAAAGGGGCGGACGGATTTTTCGCCACAGGCGAACAGGTCACCGTTTACGCCCGCCCCTGGCAGCAGGTCGGGTTGATGCATTCCAAATGGCTGCCGGAGCTGGCCGAGGACTTGTTTTTCGATGTCCCGGCCTATCTGCGGCATTTTTCAGGAGTCGGCACCTTCGGGTTGCAGGTCACCTTTCTTTCGCTCGGGCGGAATACCCGCATTGCCGAGACGGGGGATACGCTCGGTTATTTTGACAGCTTTGAGGGTTCCATCGGGGTCACCTACGGCACCCGCCTTTCGCAGTCGCTGACCGGAGGGGTGACCGGAAAGTTTATTTTAAGCAAACTGGCAAGTTCCGGCGCCGGGCGGGAAATCGGGAAGGGGCAGGGGACCTCGTTTGCCCTTGACCTGGGCCTTCTGTACAACACTCCTATAAAAAAGCTGACGTTTGGCGCCGCATTGACCAATATCGGGCCGAAACTGCAGTTTATAGACGCTTCGCAGGCGGACCCGCTGCCGCGCAACCTGGCAATCGGGTTTTCGTATAAACTTATTGAATCGGCCTACAACAAACTCACGCTTTTGGCGGATTTCAACCGAGATTTGGTCAGCCGGGACACCAGCGAGAGTTTTATGAAATCGGTGTTCGACGAGTCGATTGGGAATTTTGGACTGGAATACTGGTACGGGTCTTATTTCGCCGGCCGGATGGGATACGTGTACGACCCGGACGGACAGTTGAAATACATGACCTTGGGAACCAGCTTGCAGTACCGGAATTTTCGGTTTGACCTTGCCTATATCCCCTCCTCCAAAAACTTGGCCCTGGCCAATACGCTGCGGCTGGCCGTGGTTGGAAGGTTTTAG